A region of bacterium DNA encodes the following proteins:
- a CDS encoding DUF2023 family protein — protein sequence MSIFNHHIYEYKKGLRNLILYTAKKQKKLELTHKFVETNPA from the coding sequence ATGTCGATATTCAATCATCACATTTACGAATACAAAAAGGGTTTAAGAAATTTAATCCTTTATACTGCAAAAAAACAAAAAAAACTGGAACTTACCCATAAGTTTGTAGAAACAAATCCTGCCTAG
- a CDS encoding DUF4198 domain-containing protein — protein sequence MKNIKNLFVLGLFLSGCLMFSVDAFAHTLWINATDYRVEFHPKYGAKTNVYFGWGHSYPVDDFLAVEDLQGGFSLIYPDGGIEKITPNAGGFLATQINFKQPGSYIVTASKKPGFYAMYVDKGEVHHKIGPKTGLNSVILSLYYEQYAKSLIDVGEAEDDAFSKPVGHRLEIIPLENPYKLHGCGGHFLPVVILFEGKPARFCKVYATYMGFSTGDDFAYATSTNGEGIAKIRLTHWGAWLIKADIKLPALDDLKDKCNELHYTATLTFEIP from the coding sequence ATGAAAAATATAAAAAATCTTTTTGTTTTAGGTTTGTTTTTAAGTGGCTGTTTGATGTTTTCTGTGGATGCTTTTGCCCATACGCTATGGATAAATGCTACAGATTATAGGGTGGAATTTCATCCTAAGTATGGAGCAAAAACCAATGTCTACTTTGGCTGGGGGCATAGTTATCCGGTAGATGACTTTTTGGCTGTTGAGGATTTACAGGGGGGGTTCTCTTTGATTTATCCTGATGGCGGAATCGAAAAGATAACTCCTAACGCTGGAGGATTCTTGGCTACTCAGATAAATTTTAAGCAACCAGGTTCATACATAGTAACTGCTTCCAAAAAGCCTGGGTTTTACGCGATGTATGTTGATAAAGGAGAAGTTCATCATAAAATTGGGCCTAAGACAGGACTTAACAGTGTTATTTTAAGCCTTTACTACGAACAATATGCCAAGAGTCTAATAGATGTCGGTGAGGCAGAAGATGATGCTTTTTCAAAACCAGTGGGACATAGATTAGAGATAATTCCTTTGGAAAACCCTTATAAACTTCACGGCTGTGGAGGGCATTTTTTGCCAGTTGTGATTTTGTTTGAAGGCAAACCAGCGAGATTCTGTAAAGTATATGCTACTTACATGGGTTTTTCTACGGGTGATGATTTTGCCTATGCTACTTCTACAAACGGAGAAGGAATAGCTAAAATCAGGCTTACCCATTGGGGCGCTTGGTTAATAAAAGCAGATATAAAATTACCTGCTTTGGATGACTTAAAAGATAAATGCAATGAGTTACATTATACGGCAACTTTAACCTTTGAAATCCCGTAA